GGTTTCAGGGAGAGGACATAAAAAAGAGGTGGCGCTATTAACCACCTGCATCAATTTACCCCAAATCATGCTGCAAAAAGTCTTTGATTGCAGTTATAGTGTAACAGAATCCAGACAGGGAGACACTTAAAGCTAGCCAGGAACTAACTGGAAACCAGCTGAACATGAAGTATTAGCTACTAAGACCAATCAGCAATCATAGAAATACTTTAAGAAGCATAATGCTTTCAAAAGTACATGGGAAGTTTGTTTCAACTAATTTAACAGATAATTAACATTTTCACTCGAACCCAAAGAAagtaataaaacaaataaaactaGTGGGACTTCATTTGTCCTCGGACAAGGAAAACAAATGAGCAACCTATAAGGGATGATTACCTGCTTCACCATTTGCGTAACTGGCAGCAGCAGCTGCTCTATTGTCATGGATACTGAGTTGTCTAGTAAGCTTAGAAAGAAGAGAAGATTGTTTCTGGATGCGCTCTCTCCTTCGTTTTACATTCTGGTCCTCCTGGAGCAGCTCTTCAATCTTTGCAGTACTTTGGGCACTACATTCCGATAAGTCAAACAATATCAACACATTTAACCCAGGTGAATACCAACAAAATGAACTATTCAATATATTAAACCCAGAAGAAACAAACAAAAATTGTCTCTAAGGATGATGGCTTAATACACAGATGCTTGCAGTAACTGCAGGTTCCCATGTTACAACTCCTTTTGGCCAAATTGAATGTCTATATCTCCTTCTACCAATTTATTGAAAAAAGAATAGAAACTTTGCTGTGTGTaactaattaaaaagaaaatttgtACTGAAGTAGGAAAATAAGTTCTACGTGACTTTGAAATTTTTTCAGAAAGATGGCtgttcaaattgttgaagaaaagtACAGTTGCAAGTGGTCCTTTGGATGATGGCCATAATCTTAGGATCATATGCAACTGCACCCTTCCTGTCACACAAGCAAATACAACATGCCACAGCAGATGAAAGATGTTGAGACACAGAATCCGCAAGGAAATTTTGGACTGTTTACCTGATAGAACTATATAATTTAGTAAGCATGTCTTCTTTGGCCTTCTCCACTTGGCAGAGAACAACTGCCTGAAACCAAATAAACAATGCACCATGTGAGATGGGGCTTTACACGAAAGAACAAAGAGAAGTGTAGAGGACATGCAAGATTAAGACCGACTTTTGGCACATTGGCTGCAAGGCTGTTTAGAACAGCTTCAACATAACCACGCACTTCTTGAGCCATCCATCGAAGTTCTTCTTCGGGATCGACCGGTCTTCTAGTCATTGTTTCCTAAAACAAGCAGCAAAATTAGTAAACTAAAAACAATTGGTTAGGGAAATTAGTTCACAGCTTAAGAAAACCACAACAGGAGACTTGAAATACAACTATCAGAAAGAGTACAAAAACATGAAGATCACAAAGAAAAAGTTATATAAGGATAATTATTTGCTGAAGGGCCCTTTTCCGGAAAATCATTATTTGCATAACAAGTGAAACCAATGTATAGTTGCTTACAAGAGATCCATCTGAAAGACTATGTCGGATAGGCGGCCCAGATTCACCCTTAACTTGACCGCCTTTAGAGCTGATGACAGTTTTCAATTTATTTAACCACTCCATCTTATCAGCCACACTCTCGGCCTTCAAGATAACAGCGCTGTGTGCTGCAACCAATTAAATTTTTTCTTCTGGGttatttaaataacaaaacaaaccaCAGGAAGGTAGCAAAGGATTCCAGAGATGTATACCCTTTAAAACAGTTTTATATGGAACCCGGCTCGTTATTTTAAATACAAGATTGGGTGCTTTTGCAACATCAGGCCCATTTGCCTTTTTGTCCTTGGAACTTTTGGCAGGCGCCGGAGATTCTTCTTCTTCAGGAACTTCTTCCAGATTACATTCCTGTGTATCAAATGACCATGTTATTGTAGTACAGGTTCGATATACAGGCCTTTTACACAGAAGCAGTATAAGCATTAGGAGCACAGGAATATATAATCCAAAACAGTGGTAGAAATGATGATACAGCTGCTAGAAGTTCATGCCAAATTATTGAGTGTGATGCCAAATCATAGTGTGTGATCCCATCAAATTACAAGTGAACAAAGACTGCAGTAAGAAAACCAACTGCAATCACTGACAATTAGGTCATGAAAATGGAGGCAGTCTAGAAAGAGTCAATGTTGCAAACCTTAAAGAGTGGTGCCTATTTGGGACGCTGAATGACTGTGAGAAACTTTGATGAGCTTATATAAAAGGGAAGCAAATTATGAGAGGCTATTTTTAATGAGTTCAAACAAAAAGGGAAGCACTTAGAAGGAACAGAGAAGAGCTTTATAAAAAGTAATCATAAGGCAAAGGGTTGAGGTAGGTTCCTAAGGCCGAAAGTTCGAGGATATGCTGTTTCATTAACCCCACTGGAAAGAAATTCAACAAACTTTTGCATGTGAACCATAGCCAAGGGAAAGGAGTGAAGATTCATGATATAACTCAAAAATGGTCTTGTTTATTCAATACGTTGCTCAAGTATCCATAATGGCCTTGACTATCCATAATTTTGCGCATGTATTTCTGGCAGATTCTGTATAGTTATGCCCATTCTGACATTCAATTAATATAATTTGCATTTAAGAAAAAGCCGAAAAATATAATTAAGTTTAAGCCTTAGCCCATATTGCAAATCAAAGACACAACATACCTCCAATGTTATGACACCACGAAAATGACgttcttcttgtttctttgtgTATCCAAGCTGAAAAGAGATTTGACATTAGAGGTATCACCAAAACTTTATTTATGCATAGTTCGCACAGAAATTAACTACAGGTTCAAACTTTCTTTAAGAGAACACCCAATATGACTGAAATGCTCAAAAAGGGAACATAATAGTGACAAAGTTAATGCCTCAGGTAAATGTTCCTGCTTTTAGGTTAAATTACTTATGGTGAACGagaaaaatcctaaattattGATGAAGTTTCTAAAATATTCTTTTGATGAagagaaaaatccaaaattcaccACATATTTGTCTTTGCAGTTAAAGGATGTAAATTttatcaagactttaggtataaCATTATTTTACAATGTCGATAGTTTATATCAAGTTGGTAGTAGAAGGCCAAATTATCTCTATTCATGTAAAAAATTGCTGAGCATGCCACCTACTGACCTTTCCAGTTTTCTCGTTCAAAACAAACCATCGCTTACTCCACCCATTTGTTTTGGCACTTCTCTTCAATAAGAAACCTGGCAGTTATAAAAGCTATTGATAAATAACAGTTTTAAAGGTAATTAGAAGACAAGTCAGGATCAATTAACCACTAATTTTTTCAAGATTACTAAATATTACGGCTTCTAATGGTATCAAAATCGTTTTTAACCTACTAAAGAAACAAATGTTACACGTTCCAAGAAAATCCACCTTTGACCTTGGCAGCTGGTCAAACAACAATTAGAAAGAACAGAATGCACAAACATCCACATTCATTTGCTGAATAACTTGTGAGCTCACCACACGCAGACATGGAGAACTCACACCAAAAGAAATTGGGACAACTACAAAATGTATTATATTTAGGTTTTGCCCCCAGTTATGCAAATTCATACTAATGATAACTCTCATCTAAAAGGGAACAAAATTCCTAAaacaataaatataattacaGAAATGGATACCGGCTGTTATCTCTCCCTCAGGCCCTGCAGTTTTCAAAGCTGAGCTTTCTGATGCGTCCTTATCCTGCTGGCTGGGTTTTTCTTTCATAGATTTCAAGCTTCCTCCACCTTGCTGGGATCCAGTTTGAGGACTAGTTGCCTAAATCAACAATTAAGGACACTTAGAAGACAGTACAGAAAAGACATTTAATAAGCTTAAGTGAATAATTACAGAACATAGAAATGCATACGGAGAAAACAAACTAATTTAAAGAATAAAAAGGTAAAGTTCCTAAGGCAATCCTTTGCAAGACACCATAATGAGTTCAATGAGATAATAGTTTCAAGCAGATAATTTGAGAAAAAGAATCTTAATTACCCTATTCAATATTGATTGCTCTGATTCATGTGCCTTCTTCGAACCCCGATTTTTTAGCTCATCCTCTCGTCTCTGTCTGTCCATTCTGGAAAAGAGCCGAGTAGACATTGTGAGAATGCTTTAATTTTGTTAAACATAAGTATGTTTTTACCTGCTATAGTTATCACTAGCCAGACCAACAAATACAGCAATTTCAAAAAAAGAGAGATATTTTTAGGAAATAACACTGGAAGCAACAATCTTTTTTTCTCCAATGTTATATCTCTCTACACTGGATAAGATAACCCAAGAAAAGCAAAGCAAATGGTCCCTGGGAAGAAAAGCAGTGCCATGAAAAGGTTGACCCTCAAACAATTGGTAAAGatgcaaacaaacaaataaataaaaaagattaaTTGCACGTCCAACTTTTCAGCGCACACGAGACATAATTTGTGCAACAGGATTTGGCCATATAAAAATTGTTAGTAGCTACAAAGCACCAACACCAACATGTTTTGCACATTTTGAGATTGGCTCACGTGCCTCATTGAGCTGACATATACAGAAATCAAAAGGGAGTAAAAGCAGAACGAGAGATGATTTTTTGCCAGAAGAAAAGTATACATTGCTGCTTGTGATTGAAGAAGGTTCACAAATGGCTATTATAAATGAAGGGTATGCATTCTTATGTCTCTGCTTATCATTTGTCATTGAGAGATTTAAAACTTTGATTTGCATGAAACAAGAACCTCTAAACAAGAGAAAAAGTGAAGTGCAGTGTCAATCACATCAAATAACCGAGCACCAAAAAGATGATGAATCTGAACAAAAACAAGAACACAAACAACATGCGTCCAACCATTGAAGCTTATTTCCGAATTCCAACTCTATTAGCTAcaccaaaagtgcttttttattttttagcatAAAATATGATATTCCCTGCTTATTGCAATCAATTTTCCTGATATTACAGTATCCTATGTCAACAGTATAGTCTCATATATCATCATGAACTCTGGTATCACATAACAGGAAACTTAAGATACAGGGACCAACATGATagaaaatcaaaacaaattacatGTAGACACGCTATAGAAGTATTTGATAGGGATACCTCCTCTGCACCAAGCGGATGAAGTGTTGAGGGGGGACAAAAGCTCGCTCCATGTCGACAAGGGCAACTACCATTTTCTTGGCATCAGTTTTAAACCCATCCAATGCAGCAGAAGCAATTGCTACAACCTGGTTTACCAAGTAAATATTTTCATTGAAAGTCATTATAGCTGCCACAAACATTTATATGTGTGTCCCATAATAACTAGAAAGGAAAATCTGGAGTTGCTAGACATCATTACCTCTCTCTTGAAAGGAGGATATCGTCCAAGTCCAGGTGTGGCATTTGCAGCAGAGGAGACAAGATCAACAAGTACACGGTGCACCTATGTAAAGGTTCACATAGAGGGTTAGAATTAGAACAAAACAGCATAGCTTGAAAAACTAGAAACACCTCTGATAGCCCAGGAAAATATCCAACAATATAAGAACCTAGCGGTTACTCttgcttcttcatttttccatttttccttCTCCTCTTGGAATAGCTAGATAGAGAAATTTATCAGAAATGGAACTCAAGAGCGCAACCCATTTAGAAGAGCCCAAATATTTTGACAGTATATTGATTTAGGAATGTTCCAATATACAAGCAGTGTGCCAAAAAATAGAGAAACCACAAAGATTATAGTTATCTACAAAAGACGCCCAATCAACTATACAAACGGGGACCTTGTGGGTGCACCAAGATCAGGAGGCTATTCCTCAAATTTACATAGTGAGAACCAATTTCTTTTTGGGATAGCCACAAGGAAGTCGCACTTGTAAATGAACATCTTCTTTCATCGGCCCATTGGCATCCTACGCCCACCATGTACCAAAAGGCAGATAAAAACTTTTAAGAATTCAGAGTTCTCGACGGCTGGCTCTCACTAATCGTCATGCCTTAAAAGAAGCAGATGGGTTGCACAACCGCCGTCCATTGACTACTCAAAATACAGAAAGGTGCCCTATGCATTGGAAAATTCATTTACCATCTTCCTTCAACACTTATGTTTGCCCACCCAACTACATGCACCACTACTTTCATTGTTGGTATGAAGCCTAAAGTCATCCTTcctatttgttttctctttcccCTCAATGATCAAAGCCACTAGCACACaaggaaaaagcaaaaaaaaacacTCAAAAAGTACCACTTTTAATCCCATCCACGTCAAATTTCAATGCCAGAAATCAGAACTGTGCACAATAAAGATCAACTAGGCACCATTTCTCCCACCTCATATCCCCGTCGAAAAAGAATCCCAACAATTTCTTAATTAAACTTCTATGCTCCACTATCCTGGAGAAAAAACTCTCAACTTCTTCCATAACTCTTGAAACCACAAGAGTCTAGGTTTCCACACCATTAACTCTCACAGAAGCCAAGAAGGAAACCTACAAGGCCAACCACAAAGGCTGACtccatgccaaaataaaggaagaatgtaAAGGATTAAAAAGGTTGTCATTCGAGAAGAGACCATCTAACAGCCTCTTCCATGTACTCTTTTATCTTTTAGCGAGAGAGACAATATTATTCATCCGAATGAACAATATTACAAGTCCTACATGATATTTTACTTTAGGCAGATACCATCACCCAAGAAATAGTTACACCTCCAATACTTAGATGCGGGTAGATGGTTCTCAGTTGCAGATGCTTTTCTACATTCTAGTTCCACAGGTGAGCAAAGTTATCATCCATGATACTCAAATACCAAATATTGGTAGCATCTTGTTATACCAACACTGACCCTCAGGTGATAGTTGTTGATCGCTAGTCTTACACCATCAGCTTTTgtcccaacaacaacaacaaacccattgagttcccacaagtggggtctagggagagtaagatgtacgcagccttacccctatgCCAGAAGGGCAGAGAAGcttttctgatagaccctcggctaaagaaaGGATGAAAAAGAAGTGATGGCAACAAGTAGaacaacaacaagataaaaaGAAGACCGAAGCCAAGATATTAGTTAAACATAGGTAGTAATAGCAATCTATGAATAAAACGATATCATACTAGCACCAATGCTATCGAACCGAGGAAGACAAAAGAAAACGCTCGATTACTGACTAACCTTCTACCTAAtcttcgacctccacaccctcctatcaagggtcatgtcctcagggtcatgtcctcagggtcatgtcctcagtaaacTTAAGTTGCGCCAAGTCCCGCCTAATCATctctccccaagacttcttaggcctacctctatCCCTCTTGATACCCACCAAGGCTACCAACAGCTCGTGTCCCCTTTTTTTATATTAATCATTTAAAATTGTCCGTATTTACCAAAAATATGTAACATTGCATCCTTGACACTGAAATCGACAACCCTCCAATTTGAAACAAAGGTGTATCATTTGTGTACCCATAACTTCCCACTTCAATATTTTAGAAGcaataatatatttttgaaaggGTCAAACACAAGTAGTTTGAGATTGAGGCGTAGTAGTTGTTGAATATCATTTTAAATTGCAAATGATATTCTTTTTCACTTCAATAGTTCTAAAGTGTAAAGATCAtatatttcatattttcattGAATAACAATAAATTATACTATTAGTATACCAAGCTCACAAGCACTCAAGAAGAGTGTGGCCTAATGGTCAACGAAGTGGGTTGAGAACAATAAAGTTTCAGGTTCAAATTCCAGCGAAGGCAAAAACACTAGGCGATCTCTTCCGTCTATCCAAACCTTGGAGGACAGAGTTACCTGGTACCAGTTGCTAGTGGGAGGTAGCATGTATCTCAAGTAATTAGTCGCTAGGTGTGAGCAAGCTAGCCCAGACGCCACCGTTATTAAAAACAACCAGGCTCACAAAGTAAGAATCAAACATCAGGATAACtcaaaaaggcaaagaaaaaaaagaagttgcCACCTATTCTGGGCAAATATACGCTTTGACACTCTGTCATACTGCATAACGATAAAAGTTAGATTGAGACCAAGACCAAGTACACATGATTATGCTAAAGAAAACAAGACTATGAATTTTTTAAAACAGGTCTCAGGTCACatattttgagttgaagcaatATCTTATGAAAACACCGATACTTGTATTTTAAACACTTGAACAAGTTCAATTTTGAAGGTAATATGATTCCACTGTCAGTGAATGTACTGACAACACTCTATGCTAATGCATTGAAGCAAATTTACATATATTAACAGAAGGATACAAGGAACATGAAGAACAATGAACAAAAACAAAAGACTAACCAAAATCAAGAGCTGAAACAATCAGAATTTACCTCATCAACACAAAGGCGTGAAGGTTCTTTTGCAAGCTCTAGAACACCTTTTATCAAAGACCTCAAACCTTTCTCCGGAGAAATCAGGTAAGGTTGATAACCATCGGCTTCTAACACAATCTGGTGGCAAGCAAAAACaattatcaaataaacaaagaacaAACTAGCAGTTGACAATACAGAAAAAAATGCACATTATTGAAAACTATTGTGATGGAGAACAAATACCCGCTTGACATTGTTTATGTCAAAATGTCTATCTAAGGGGAGCTGCTTTATCCTATTAGGAAAGTTCCCTTCGAAACTTGCAACCACTTTCCATCCATCACCctgaaagaaatgaaagagttCTAAAATCTGAATGCATAGTGAAGAATTTAAGAACCCTAACTACATACCAGATATGCTTTAACAAATATATCAAACGGCCacctcttttctttcctttttctttctttttggttttgattAGTCAAAAAGACACCTTACAGCGCAAACCATGGTGTGATGGGCAACGTAGGACAACATATTAAACAAAGTCCATATATGATAAATAATGCAACACACAGAAAACATAGGATGAGCAACAGAAAgaaaacaattaaacaaagaGACAAACAGAAAGAAGAGAACTCAAAAAATACatgtaaaaaaatataattagagCATGAACATCGCTACCATATCTACTAAGGAACCTTTTCCCAATCCAACAGTAAATCTATATGGATATCTCACATTCCTCAGTGTTGATATATTTTTGAACTGCACGGATTAGGTACACAATTTTCAACAGTCTTTATAAGCACAATATATTGAAGAACATAAGGAATGTACTTTTCTCTCAGCAAGGGTATCACCAAATTTCTTTGCAGGAACCTTCATAAATAAAAGCTAGTTGCGAAACAACGAGAAACTACAACCAAAAAGTAGTATCAAAACATTGGGTATTTGCAATTCCAAAGACTGAATAAGAAAATTAAGAGTTCTCTTATATTTTACCCACCTCGCCGCCAGTGATATGCTGCAGAAACTTATCCTCAAATTCACGGCAAAGCTCAAGTGCTAAGGCTTTGGTACCTTCAGCACTATTAACCATTTGCTCCCCAAGCCTAACCAACTCATCCTGTACAACTTGAGATTTCCCCTGAAGCCTGAAGCAGCGAACTCCCAAGTATGAGTAAATAGATGGcacaataattttaaattaaaaaaaaattgagaagGTAACATATttataaataagataaagtaaccCTTATCACAAAGATTGTGCTAAGAGAAAAACAAAGTTACATGACCCCCAAAAAAGAGCAAAAACCTAGTCTCGTGGTAGCTACAAGGCCCCAATGATTCAACTATAGACTCTACATCTTCTACAAGGGCTTCTATACACCAAAAGTGAAACAAGAATATACAATTCACCTTGATCTTCTGTTCAGAACTAAATCTATCTTCAAAACATCTAGAGTCATTAGTTGACAACTTGAcatcaattaaggaaaaataaagggccaataaattacataaataagcATAACGATCAGAAAACGCCAATATTCACCTAGATTCGAGAGAGAAAGTTTGATTAATAAGGGCATTCTATGGATGGAGGAATTGGAACAAATCCAATCACTGTGatagttttacaaaaaaaataaaaag
This DNA window, taken from Nicotiana tabacum cultivar K326 chromosome 4, ASM71507v2, whole genome shotgun sequence, encodes the following:
- the LOC107785713 gene encoding dynamin-2A, yielding MEAIEELAQLSDSMKQAASLLADEDVDETSSKRPSTFLNVVAIGGTGAGKSAVLNSLVGHPALPTGEGGATRAPICIDLKRDSSLSSKSIVLQIDSKSQPVSASALRHSLQDRLSKISSKSRDEIYLKLRTSTAPPLKLIDLPGVDKGNLDDSLTEYVEHNDAILLVVISAAQAPEVASCKAIRIAKEYDSECTRTVGVISKIDQAVSEPKVLAAVQALLSGQGPRSTADIPWVALIGQSVSIASAQSGSVGSDNSLETAWRAESESLKSILTGAPQSKLGRLALVETLAHQIRNRMKVRLPNLLSGLQGKSQVVQDELVRLGEQMVNSAEGTKALALELCREFEDKFLQHITGGEGDGWKVVASFEGNFPNRIKQLPLDRHFDINNVKRIVLEADGYQPYLISPEKGLRSLIKGVLELAKEPSRLCVDEVHRVLVDLVSSAANATPGLGRYPPFKREVVAIASAALDGFKTDAKKMVVALVDMERAFVPPQHFIRLVQRRMDRQRREDELKNRGSKKAHESEQSILNRATSPQTGSQQGGGSLKSMKEKPSQQDKDASESSALKTAGPEGEITAGFLLKRSAKTNGWSKRWFVLNEKTGKLGYTKKQEERHFRGVITLEECNLEEVPEEEESPAPAKSSKDKKANGPDVAKAPNLVFKITSRVPYKTVLKAHSAVILKAESVADKMEWLNKLKTVISSKGGQVKGESGPPIRHSLSDGSLETMTRRPVDPEEELRWMAQEVRGYVEAVLNSLAANVPKAVVLCQVEKAKEDMLTKLYSSISAQSTAKIEELLQEDQNVKRRRERIQKQSSLLSKLTRQLSIHDNRAAAAASYANGEAESSPTASGPSSGDDWRSAFDAAANGPSSLSRYGSGGSSRRYSEPAENGNANTRSSSAGRRTPNRLPPGPPQSGSGYRS